The Macrobrachium nipponense isolate FS-2020 chromosome 13, ASM1510439v2, whole genome shotgun sequence genome has a window encoding:
- the LOC135225629 gene encoding uncharacterized protein LOC135225629 isoform X1, with translation MDMTMANQDNASVPLNVVHSQRDHYREMRNALINGDPKALQFAMSHLSSADLDRCYKYSADNFFTTPASSLPKDMQDDLLHKTKTKISPLHYVTMLGNKKCLNSTRRWR, from the exons ATGGAT ATGACGATGGCTAACCAGGATAATGCGTCAGTGCCACTCAACGTGGTTCACTCACAACGAGATCATTACAGGGAGATGCGAAACGCCTTGATCAACG GTGACCCAAAGGCCTTACAATTTGCCATGAGTCACTTGTCCAGTGCTGATTTAGATCGTTGTTACAAATACAGTGCAGACAATTTCTTCACAACCCCGGCTTCAAGTCTACCCAAGGACATGCAGGATGATCTGCTCCACAAG ACCAAGACAAAGATCTCCCCTCTCCATTATGTGACAATGCTGGGAAATAAAAAATGCCTTAATTCTACTAGAAGGTGGCGCTAA
- the LOC135225629 gene encoding uncharacterized protein LOC135225629 isoform X2 gives MTMANQDNASVPLNVVHSQRDHYREMRNALINGDPKALQFAMSHLSSADLDRCYKYSADNFFTTPASSLPKDMQDDLLHKTKTKISPLHYVTMLGNKKCLNSTRRWR, from the exons ATGACGATGGCTAACCAGGATAATGCGTCAGTGCCACTCAACGTGGTTCACTCACAACGAGATCATTACAGGGAGATGCGAAACGCCTTGATCAACG GTGACCCAAAGGCCTTACAATTTGCCATGAGTCACTTGTCCAGTGCTGATTTAGATCGTTGTTACAAATACAGTGCAGACAATTTCTTCACAACCCCGGCTTCAAGTCTACCCAAGGACATGCAGGATGATCTGCTCCACAAG ACCAAGACAAAGATCTCCCCTCTCCATTATGTGACAATGCTGGGAAATAAAAAATGCCTTAATTCTACTAGAAGGTGGCGCTAA
- the LOC135225577 gene encoding delta-latroinsectotoxin-Lt1a-like has protein sequence MNRLEISEIDSSTDKRVSLMNCDKLTVLADALLKELLNENLDEFRSILHAMKTPSAKRVTVLNESHGSYTLLQYASKRGLLGFVDELLKHGASPTKKDNINILSAVLLATKHGHHKILRRLVDSMTQEDLINGALQVSSEEQETPLHMTVMCHNSHSSDEVNYYQCLQILLEYKRFLNLDAKNDDGNTALHYAALCRDLRAFRDLLKSGADFNIRNIVGLSPLHYIKKESLCKP, from the exons ATGAATAGACTGGAAATATCAGAAATAGACAGTTCAACTGACAAAAGAGTGTCCTTGATGAACTGTGATAAACTAACTGTTTTAGCTGATGCATTACTAAAAGAACTTTTAAATGAGAACCTTGATGAATTCCGGAGTATACTACATGCTATGAAAACTCCTAGTGCAAAGAGGGTGACAGTGTTGAACGAAAGCCATGGGAGCTATACACTGTTGCAGTATGCAAGTAAACGCGGATTGTTAGGATTTGTGGATGAATTGTTAAAGCATGGTGCATCCCCAACAAAAAAGGATAACATCAACATCCTGTCTGCAGTCTTACTGGCCACCAAACATGGCCATCACAAGATTCTCAGGAGACTTGTGGACAGCATGACACAAGAAGATCTCATAAATGGTGCTCTTCAAGTAAGCAGTGAAGAACAGGAAACTCCACTACACATGACAGTCATGTGTCACAATTCCCACAGCAGTGATGAGGTTAATTATTACCAGTGTCTGCAGATTCTCCTTGAATACAAGAGGTTTCTCAATCTTGATGCAAAGAATGATGACGGCAACACAGCTCTACATTATGCTGCCCTCTGCCGAGACCTCCGTGCATTTCGCGATCTTCTCAAAAGTGGTGCAGACTTCAACATTAGGAATATTGTTGGCCTAAGTCCATTACATTATATAAAGAAGGAAA GTTTGTGCAAGCCttaa